From a region of the Fervidobacterium sp. genome:
- a CDS encoding divergent PAP2 family protein — protein sequence MKWFVELLKNVCFLSALFGFLGAQFIKVIIYKDVKVFGRYGGMPSAHVATTSALAWAVGYTTGFQSPITAVAAIFLAITTADAVGLRRNVDPNKGHTLMEVIYGFILGWIVAVLTVRIFK from the coding sequence ATGAAATGGTTTGTTGAGTTGTTGAAAAATGTATGCTTTTTATCAGCGCTTTTTGGTTTTCTTGGAGCCCAATTTATCAAAGTTATAATTTACAAAGACGTAAAAGTTTTTGGAAGATATGGTGGAATGCCAAGTGCTCACGTGGCTACTACTTCCGCTTTAGCCTGGGCAGTTGGTTATACGACAGGGTTTCAATCACCAATCACAGCTGTTGCTGCCATTTTTTTAGCAATAACTACAGCTGATGCCGTTGGACTAAGGAGAAATGTAGATCCAAATAAAGGGCATACACTGATGGAAGTTATATACGGATTTATTTTGGGTTGGATCGTTGCTGTATTAACAGTGAGGATTTTTAAGTGA
- a CDS encoding transglycosylase SLT domain-containing protein, translating to MSIKYRLVLVIFIFLITNVTHMFADVPDWFSTVVKQRRSGVKEKTTQEFIEELWETIYSISNKYEMDPIFITTVIAIESNFTNVKGPGGVLGMMQILPSTAKNIAKLLNLKVPENWDLLLTDYKLNITYGTAYLSYLYKKTGSLTKALELYNNGKNKTTYAQMVMKQYEYYKSLNEEELRYKQEVFGNQNNNQSYFGLLKNDTSTSSQ from the coding sequence TTGAGCATAAAGTACAGATTGGTATTAGTAATTTTCATTTTTTTGATAACAAATGTAACACACATGTTTGCTGATGTTCCAGATTGGTTTTCCACAGTTGTCAAACAAAGAAGATCTGGGGTAAAAGAAAAGACAACTCAAGAATTCATAGAAGAACTCTGGGAGACTATATATTCTATAAGTAATAAATACGAAATGGACCCGATCTTTATAACAACGGTTATAGCAATCGAAAGCAATTTCACAAATGTGAAGGGACCTGGCGGTGTTCTTGGAATGATGCAGATTCTTCCCTCGACTGCAAAAAATATTGCAAAACTTTTGAATCTAAAAGTGCCAGAAAACTGGGATTTACTACTCACAGATTATAAACTTAACATAACTTACGGTACAGCGTATCTATCATACCTTTATAAAAAAACTGGTTCGTTAACAAAAGCTCTTGAGTTGTACAACAACGGCAAAAACAAGACAACATATGCACAGATGGTGATGAAACAATACGAATATTACAAAAGTCTGAATGAGGAAGAATTGAGATACAAACAAGAAGTCTTTGGAAATCAGAACAACAATCAAAGTTATTTCGGTTTATTGAAAAACGATACCTCAACTTCATCGCAATGA
- a CDS encoding epoxyqueuosine reductase QueH: protein MYIIHQTHKNCHLLHVCCAPDLVISYLSGARGDVFFYNPNIHPKDEYEKRYIEVLKVAKLFNMNVLDASYEPEIFFKETRGFENDPELGKRCEICVKIRLQKSFEVAKKFDYKSLSTSLTASPKKSVEIINKIGLELGKSSGVVYLPNVYRKSFLYNDAQRLIKQLGIYRQNYCGCVYSLKFSRDNLNFSNSKTTEVL, encoded by the coding sequence CTGTCATTTGTTGCATGTATGTTGCGCACCAGATCTTGTGATATCATACTTATCAGGGGCACGTGGCGACGTATTTTTCTACAATCCCAACATACATCCTAAGGACGAGTATGAGAAAAGATATATTGAAGTCTTGAAAGTTGCAAAGCTTTTTAACATGAATGTACTTGATGCTTCATATGAACCGGAAATCTTTTTCAAAGAAACGAGAGGTTTTGAAAACGATCCAGAACTTGGTAAAAGATGCGAAATATGTGTAAAAATCAGACTACAAAAAAGCTTTGAAGTGGCAAAAAAGTTTGATTACAAATCTTTGTCGACTAGTTTAACAGCTTCTCCAAAAAAATCTGTAGAAATTATAAACAAAATAGGTCTTGAGCTTGGAAAAAGCAGTGGTGTTGTTTATCTACCAAACGTTTATAGAAAAAGCTTTCTTTACAACGATGCACAAAGACTTATAAAGCAACTTGGAATTTACAGACAAAATTATTGTGGATGTGTTTATTCTTTAAAATTCTCACGTGATAACCTTAACTTCTCCAATTCTAAGACTACTGAGGTGCTGTAG
- a CDS encoding DUF4940 domain-containing protein produces MKVYFQIEDMEPEKQIYGKIAMMSKVRVEYDYNGEKYLILPYSFGELTLLVEINNEEEVFNQTLDSYLRKLLMENFVYPEEIKKLSLHFKTDLKKFRILVVKYNNVEEKEFSRYSLSNITFGVVNYHDQDIHIVPSSVKIKPRDGYCLSSVVQTPEEGLRQALLVLKWFGTGDYEQLPKLALEKDLELKEWENFLKYFLFSEIDDKYFPNVVRKLNEFRRTTYFDPVRNIEKITLGICVAKSDQSLSQLEFEEFI; encoded by the coding sequence ATGAAGGTATACTTTCAAATCGAAGATATGGAACCAGAAAAGCAGATTTATGGAAAAATTGCGATGATGTCGAAAGTTAGAGTTGAGTACGATTACAATGGCGAAAAGTATCTTATTTTACCTTATTCTTTTGGTGAATTAACCCTCCTTGTTGAAATAAATAATGAAGAAGAAGTTTTTAATCAGACTCTTGATAGCTATTTGCGAAAATTGTTAATGGAAAATTTTGTTTATCCTGAGGAAATAAAAAAGCTCTCATTGCATTTCAAAACAGATTTGAAAAAATTCAGAATACTTGTGGTAAAATATAACAATGTTGAAGAAAAAGAATTTTCAAGGTATTCGCTTTCTAATATAACTTTTGGTGTTGTTAACTACCACGACCAGGATATACACATAGTACCAAGTAGTGTCAAAATAAAACCCAGGGATGGGTATTGTTTATCATCTGTAGTACAGACACCTGAAGAGGGTTTAAGGCAGGCTTTGTTGGTGCTTAAATGGTTTGGAACAGGTGATTACGAACAGTTGCCAAAGTTGGCATTAGAAAAAGACTTGGAACTCAAGGAATGGGAGAATTTTCTGAAATATTTTTTGTTTTCTGAAATCGATGATAAGTATTTTCCAAACGTGGTTAGAAAATTAAACGAATTTAGAAGAACAACTTATTTTGACCCAGTTAGGAACATAGAAAAGATAACTCTTGGTATATGCGTTGCCAAATCAGACCAGAGTTTGTCACAGCTTGAATTTGAAGAGTTTATCTAA
- a CDS encoding ATP-binding protein, whose translation MEQTLTLSFVGLVENIKIARAVLHTFLTFRGVFDKDIFDTELAINEAIANIIQHTYKNEPKYIVMTVSWVNPDTIEILLKDFGPKVDPSKIKSRDLDDIRPGGLGVYIIQRIFDVMEFRDVKEGNLLYLKKKYLIPPKKED comes from the coding sequence TTGGAACAAACATTAACACTTTCATTCGTTGGATTGGTTGAAAACATAAAAATAGCAAGAGCTGTTTTACATACATTTTTGACATTTAGAGGCGTTTTCGATAAAGATATATTCGATACCGAATTAGCTATCAACGAAGCAATAGCTAATATCATTCAACATACGTACAAGAACGAACCTAAATACATTGTAATGACGGTTAGTTGGGTAAATCCGGATACGATTGAGATACTTCTCAAAGATTTTGGTCCAAAGGTTGATCCAAGTAAAATTAAATCCAGAGATTTGGATGATATTAGACCTGGTGGACTCGGTGTTTATATAATTCAGCGTATTTTCGACGTCATGGAGTTCAGAGATGTTAAGGAAGGTAACTTACTTTACTTGAAGAAAAAGTACTTAATCCCACCAAAAAAAGAAGACTGA